Genomic segment of Esox lucius isolate fEsoLuc1 chromosome 15, fEsoLuc1.pri, whole genome shotgun sequence:
CAATAATCTGAAGAAGCAAGGCAGCTAGTTCAGTTCAAAATAGGATAAAAGCAAGGCTTGTTCTGGCTCATCATATGAGATCATTTTTGCATGCCCAGTTTGACTGTTTGCAGTGTCAGAGCTGCAACAAAATGACTATATTACATTAAGTACATCACTTGAGTGCTGCTGCTCTTGTGCATATTTTGTAGGAAACAAGCCCTGCTTTCATCAATATAGTTCCCCTATTTACTGTACAGGCCGGGTAGTTTAATCCTCTGTACTGAGGTAGTTAACCAACCCTTTAAAGACAAGTTCTGAAAAGAACCACTTTCCTGGAATGCCAGACTTATCGATGCCAGGTGGTTACACCTAAAACCTGCAATTGTTCTCTTCAAACATCCAAATCAAACGATTAAGATTAACATGGATATTCAGACAATAAAAATTGCGATTAgcacaaaaatatacaatagcATCAAGCTCCTTTGAGCCACTTCAAACTAAGAAACTTAAAAAGTGCAAATTCttcaataattatttaaaaatggcaTGGGGGAGGAAAGGGTGTTGGggcagacgggggggggggtggggggtggcatgtttttttttcttctaaataaTCCGGTGATTGTTTAGGTGGCAGTTTGGGGGGAGATGCTTCTGTAAGGCTGGAATATTGGACCATTTCGCTGACTTTTCCATCCGTATCCCATTGCAGCTTCTGGTGTAACccaacacagtcagtcagtcttcaTAGTGACAGGTCAGGACCGGCCTCGACCCCTTTTCCCTGCTGGCCAAGCAAGACAGATTTAGAATGGAATTCAATCTAAACAAAGTCAGACTAAATCAACATGAATACGTCTTACTGTTTCACACTTCACAACGCCGGTTTAAAGTgatcccaatttttttttaaaacacacacaaagcctgGAGAGGATCACATACTTTGAAAGGTGACACCTCTCAGGAATTTGACCTGAGGCCAAAAGGCAGGTTTCTTAAATGTTGAGACGATGCCCACCTTTCCACGACTTTTACAGGTCTGAGGAAGTCAAATGTCCAAAGTGTCCAGTCAGATCTTAGCGATAAACTATCAGCGTAGCCGGAGTTACTCCAGGATAGAATATGTATTTCATCATTAGGACACAAAGCCAAATACATTCAATTACTAGTGTACATAAATGTAAGAGGGACATTTAGCCCAGCTGTCAAAAGGCATGGTACCATCACAGTTTCTAGGTCATATATATTATACAGCACCAAATAGGAGTCAATACGAGAGTCCCTtcatgcaaatatatatatattttttaatgttttttaatttttttttaaaaaggtaaTTTAAGTCAGGGGGAAACCCTGTTGAGATTCCATGTCTACATCTTTTGATCTTTCCCAGCACCGCTACTCCCAATTTAGCCCCACGCCCCTTTAGCCCCACGCCCCTTTAGCCCCACGCCCCTTTAGCCCCACGCCCCTTTAGCCCCACGCCCCTTTAGCCCCACGCCCACCTCTGCTTGATCCAGGGCCACTGCCTCCTCGCTGGGTGAAGCCCCCGACTCTGCCTCTGGGCGTGGCCGATCCACGTCCTCGGGAGGTCGGAGTGGCGCCACCGCCACGGGCACCGCCTCGTACGATGCCTCGTCCTCGCCCGGGAGCCTGAAAGTCCTCGTAGCCGTAGTAGGGGTCGTCGTAGCCTCCCCGGTAGTTGTGGTAGTCGTAACCGTAGTAATCGTAGTAATCTTCATAGCCGTAGTAGTCAGGGGGGTAGGAGTAACCGCCGCGCCCGCCACCTCGTCCCCGGCCTCTTGTGGGAGGGGGCAAGTGGGGCGGGCCGTAGTAATAGTAATCATCGTACCTGAGAACAGGTGGGTGGGACACATGTTGGGTGTAGAAACAGGAGCCTGGAGcttgtaccccccccccactattCAGATCACTCAATGACCCCACGACGGACAGCCAACCCACAAGGAAGCAGATTTTGGTGTAATTTGCAGGTCCCACATAAATAACTGGGCGCATTAACAACCAGAAATGAGCCATCTTTGCTTACATTTGCGTTTTAGCCGCTTGCCTCTGGGCTTTACGTTCTTTCCTCTTCTGGTCGGGGGGCTTGGCGAAGACTATCTCAATGTGTTCTCCCTCCAGGTCTTTCCCATTCAGCTCAGCCAAGGCCTGTCAAAACATGGACCTTTAATAGTTACTCATAAATGGTTATTGTAAGCACAATGTTGAGAGACTTGGTAGaacgggagggggggggcaggggtcACAACCCTTGACCCATGAACAGTTCCTGAAACCAGGATGACTCGTTCAATCAAGTGCCAGTCTAGTGTCAcgacaaaaaaagttaaatgtctGGGGGCCACAAAGAGCACAGAAAGAAATAGAAAGCCTTCTACCTTGACTGCACCGTCTCGCTCCTCAAAGTGGATGAAGGCGTAGTCTTTCAGTTTCTTCACCCGCTCCAACTTGCCAAACTGACTGAAGGCCTTTTCAAGAATTTCTTCTGTTACAGTACTGGCAAGGTTCCTGACAAACAGCACCTTGACCTGGGTGGGAAATGGTGGCAGGTTATTCATATGTCCATTCCTCAGACCAGAGGCACCTCGCCCCTCAACTGTACAACGTTCTAGAGGGGGGCGGACAGACGGGACAACGTTCTAGAGGGGGGCGGACAGACGGGACAACGTTCTAGAGGGGGGCGGACAGACGGGACAACGTTCTAGAGGGGGGCGGACAGACGGGACAACGTTCTAGAGGGGGGCAGACAGACGGGACAACGTTCTAGAGGGGGGCAGACAGACGGGACAACGTTCTAGAGGGGGGTGGACAGACAGGAGCCCAGTTAACACCGCCCTACCTTGGCCATGACCTCAGGGTCGGGGTCTTCTATCGGGTCAGCCCACTCCACGGTCACCACGTTCCCCCACACCTTGACCTTGCCACTCATCAGCCGGCGGCGGGCCTGGGCGGCGGTTTTGTGGTCTTCGTACTCCAAGAAGCAGAAGCCGCGGTTCTTCTTCTTGTCATCCGGCTGATGGTACAGTATAACATCATTCAGACCCtctgttgagagagagagagagagagagagagagagaggcagagcgTGAGAGGAGAGACATTGAGCTGATCAGTGACCGGGCCACCGGCCACACGCTCCAGTTTACACAAGGTAAGGTGATTAACAAAACAGAGTACTTGACTCAAGTGTACAGTCAGCTTCCAGTAATCAAGGAATGTTTTAGttaacacattttagttttcccATTTTAACAGTTCTCTTAGGACATCagttaaaaactaaatgttcaCCCCCAGTGAGATCAAAGTGTCCAGTCAGATCTTAGCGGTAAATTATCAGCGTAGCCGGAGTTACTCCAGGATAAAATATGCATTTCATCATTAGGACACAAAGCATTCACACTGGGAGTTAACTAATGGATGTTAAGGGAAAATATTGTCCCGCTGAACACAGTAAAAGCACAGCAACGCAGGGCAAAGACGCCATTTTCCTCACAAAGACGATACGACGGACGGAGAAAGATATTCATTCGGCTGCATCTCACCTGTGACTTTAGAGAACTCCTCCACAATCTGgtcttttgttttacttttgggGATGGAGCCGACGAACAGTCTGTTGTTGGCCACAGAGATGCATACGCCAATGTGTTTCCCGGGCCGGATCTCATTGTTGTTGCACTGTGGCAAAAGAGGGGAGCGGGTAAGAGACGGGGCACGGCACGATTTGGCGGATTAATTCCTCCGTCCTCGTCGTTTTGGAAGGAGGTTTACCACAACTAGTACACACCAGCTTCACGGCCTCCTGCGCCGCCTCTTTAGTGCAGAATGTGACGAAGGCGTATCCTCTGTTCAGGCCACTGAGCGGGTCCATCATCAGGCGCAGGTCCCAGATAGGCCCGGCCTTCTCAAACAGGGGGACAAGCTCGTCCTCAAATAGATCTCTGGGAATCTTGCCGACGAAAATCTGAGACCAAAACAAAATTAGATCAACTTTGCACAAAAGTAAGAATGGGCCATTTTTCCAATTAGAAAACACAGATTTTGCGTCCAGTCAGATCTTAGCGATGAATCATCAGTGTAACCGAAGTTACTCCAGAAAGTAGTACATCGTTTCATCATTTTGACACAATTCAAAAACATTGTCAGGAAACTACACTTGGATCCAAATCTCCACACGTCGGATTATTCCCGGAGAACTTACTTCTGTACCAATTGTGGGCGTGGCTCCCGTGTGAGTCGACTCGGGGGGCGGACCTCCATACTTCCGCTGACCCGTTGTCACGTCAAGCGTGTAGCCAGTTCGCTCCAGCAGGGCCTGTTCGGTTAAACAACACAAGGTCAAGCCCTTTCCAGGGAACGGCACAGAACAGACATGATGCACAGACTCTGCTGTAATGGGTGTTAACAATTGTGATTTGAAAAACACACTTTGATTTTTGCCTCATCTGGTCCTTTGTTGGAGTCTGAGACTTTGGTCCCctgtttctccctttgtctGTAAGTCTTCATAACTCCACAAAGAAAGGCACTTTTGTTCTGTTGggcgaagaaaaaaaaaaaatgaataagaaaGGGTCATACCTAAAGCTAGGGCATTATTACAAGTTAATTTGACAGTAGATGGACAGCTTCTTTCAAGGGAGAAATGGGATACACCCCTCAAAACCCCTTCATTACAATGCTCTGCCCATTCATACCTGAACATGTGAGAGGTCGCTATCCTTGAACTGCAACAGAACTTGCAGAGCACCTTCTTCGTTAAACTCTTTTAGAGCCTCAATTGCTCGATCATCTAGGTCACTGTGCGATACCAAACCTGGGGGACGCCGAAATAACACCATTACTAGCAGGCAACAAAACAGGGGGCGGGTTTAAGCCACAAACGCATGTTTGAAAGTTCTTTTTATGTGGCAACAGCCTCATTAGGGATTTCGGACATTAGAATACTGTTTTTAGAGACCGAGAAACAACCTTGCAGACGCTTTTCTCCCCTCAAGGTCACTTTTTTTAACCTTTGCAGAACTAATCACAACAGATGTTAGGGGAGTAACTTGATATTGCAGCCCTCCACACTGTTTGCCCCTAATGAGCTGGTCCACATTCTGCTCTTGGTTGGTCCATCACCTGTCCCAGGCACCGACAGCTGCGTCCATTGTTCCCATCTGGCTGCCCTGTTAGTCTGAGACGGTACAGGACCCACCAAACTACGCCCAGACGCTCACCAAACTACCCCGACGCTCCGCTCAGCTGTACGGTTATACTTGAATTCTTGAGCAAACCGTCCGTGACATTAGTTCGGTCCTGGCGTACCTTCCAGATAAGCCTTTCTGATAGGGACACAGCAATGCATACTTTTCCAGACTGCTTAGGTAAAATGACTGGACCCCACTTTATTCAAAACACACTTTCCTAGGCATTATTTTGATTGTATCAAACTaaaaaatgtccttattttaAGACAGTAACTGCATGGCCCCATAATGCAATTACACTCTAGACATATCAGGGGCATCAAAAACCATCATGAGATGAAACATTGAATTTTGCCTTAAGCTACAGCCACAATTTTAAACACACAAAGGGCCGATTTCAAAGACACAAACTAAGCCTAGTCTAACACTAAAAACACTTGTTTTGTTAGTCcttgactaggcttaatctgcaTTTGCAAAATCTGCAAAagatatattaaacattttgtagaaaaaagACAAGCCGAGACAAACAGAACACATGTTCCTGATCGTCTAATAACTTAaaccagggctgcccaaccctgttcctggagatctactgtcctgtaggttctcttcGGCCCCATGAGACTAACCTGATTAAGCGTTTTATCCAAGTAATTATTAGAATAAGATGCGCTAAAGTTGTTGGAGAGAAATCCTACAGGACAggagatctccaggaacagggttgggcagccctgactTAAACCCTTCTAATCTAAATCCAAATTTGCAGGTGTCAAAAAATGCATTGTGTGCATCAAACCCTAAGAGGGTTTACTTCTGTAATCAGGGTTCAATGAACTAAGTGGCATTGCAATTAGTAGGAATTTATCTCCAAGGACCAACACTGGTCCACAGACCTGGGTTTGAGAAATGACATGCATTTGACATTGGGAGTGTCTCAATTCTTTTTCCCATAACACTGCAGTACCCATTTTGGTAGAAAACCACAAAAAGTTGCTTGAGGATCCCAATTCCCACATTCAACGGTTATGTAAAATATGACAGCACATGCAATAGCAAAGATAATGTTTGTGTACGAATATTCTGGATATTCAATGTGCCTTACCTGCTATGTAAATTTCATCTAGTTTTTCAGCAACTTTCTGTGGTAAACCAGCTTCTAATAAAGTCTGGAAGTGTTCAGAATGGGTAACTGCAGCGGTGGTGTCCATTGGTTCTTCTGGACCATTTCCATTAATATGTTCTGTGGCCATGTCTCCAGAAATCTGTGCAAATGCAATGAGCCAAATTAATCCTGGGTCAAGTGCAAGAGAGCTTTATGttttttggaggggggggggggggtcatgtgcAATAGGCACACATGAGAATCCATGTGGTCCTTACAGTTAAATCACGTCACATTTCAATTACAATAGTTGAATGTGCATGGTCGGTATCATTTCTGATAAGACCGAGACCTAAAAAAAACGCATCGCTATTTATGATAACTCcattaagaaaaaaatagcACGCCGTTTAACATTGATGAGGACAGTTAGCTAAGCTACATCATGGTAAAACGTGGGTAATGTACATGCAATGACATTTCCCGCCTTGGCTTTGGTTCCTGTGACTGGGTTGGAAGAACAACTTAACGCAATACAATTACTGTAGACGGCTTATTATACAATTTTACTGCGACCAAGGGCTTGGCCTGATTGCTAAATTATAAGTTAGCCTTCTGATTTCTGACTTCAGCACCAACGAACGTTAGCTAGATAGCTAATACACGTGTTCTTTGAGCTGAAAGTAGAACCAGTTTCcggtagctaacgttagctagcaaacCAGTCAGGGCAAGCATGTGTACCTACAAGAGAAAACGGCGTGGTGGTAGACTAATGATACATCCAGTAACTATTATTACATAAAGCTTTGATTACAACTTAATTGCATAAAAACAATTAGGCAGTTACTGACAGAATAAGCAGTACAGTTCAATAAAACATTGACTTGCTTTGTGTGCGAATGTCGTCCCAACTACTGTATCAACGTAGCTAGGTAGACTTAGCGCGCTAAGTCAACGTTAGTTGTCTACCAAACTTAGCTACTGCAGCTAATAATACGGGAGCAGTCAAGTTCAACTTGAAGCTAATGTCAAATCTTCATTGCAACCAATGTTTGCTAAATACTTCTTAGCCATTTATTTGACATCGAACATACTTTGATATACATAACATTATGCTAGGTATTGTAAGTCAATTTATGTGGGTAGTTATGTCAGTTTACAAATAAGGTTGAACTAAGCAGCCACACAGGTGTTAGTGGCCTAATAAACTTCAGACAAAACCAACGTCCTCTACTAACAGAAAGCTAGCTAGTTGCGTTATCAATCTGTACCTAGCTTATAGTACTGCTGGCAAGCTATTCAGTCGTCCTACCCAGTCAATTCACAATAATAACACGCATTGCTCGCGAACGTTAGCTAGTTATGCAAACACGCTAACTACGGTAGCGGATTGGTGTCCAAATTAATTGTTATCCAAAATTGGTTAACTAGTTAGCTAAAATAACTAGCTCGCGGTTTGCTTCCAAACTACTGTATCTGGCAAAAGGCAGCACGCTCAGGCGCTGAgataagctagctagctgtctgGGTTAGCTACCTAGTTGGTGACAATGAAAGCATGTGTCATTTCTTATCTGTCAGAATTAGCAATCAAATTTAGGTATCGAGCAACATCATTAAACCATGACAGTTCATATATAGTTTTCTGGCTGATAACATTTGGCTCGAAATTTCCATAGGGTAAACCGAGGCCTTGTAGTACGCTAGTTAGCTTCGTGGCTTGTCAACGTGCCGCCACATAGGGAGAGTCCATTTTCAAAAAGCCGGTCTGGAGAACCCGTCCCAACCACCAGTTTCCACATTGTTTGAAACACCACAAGCACACAGACTTTAGCTATTAATTGAACAACGATCAAATGATCAGTTAGTAGTATTCATCATACCTGCCGATGGATCACCAACTTGTATGGTGTTGATTATTTCGGAAGGAAatttttgtaattaaaagaGGAAAAGTGTAAAACTCCCGGCACTGGTCCGGCTCCACTCATTCACTCTTGAGGATGTAAAATGGCTGCCACGTTCACGCTGCGAGTGTTGTCTCATCGAAGGGGTTTCTTAGACACCCAAGCACGGGCTTGCCTTCTATGCATTTACCGTGGAGTGGACACAGCAAGTCTCATACATGCATTGTTACAGTGGAGAAGGTGATATTTTTTGCTTCAGAAATGACTTGCCCGAAAAGCCAGCTAGTATTGCCAACTCAACGGCTCATTAATTTCATAAAATAAGGTAGACGGTCAGAAACATTTAGTACCTTCGCTATAATGACTGAATTATAAAGAAAAGTGTGTGGGGAGgacaagtagcctatatcataTTGGACGGACCAATGCAGGCCGGTACATACCTGTCTTGCTTCGTTTTCTTCCGTTTGGTGTTTAATTAATTTGACCCTGCTTCCAGGGAGTTGCCATACTTGTATAGCCTATGTGGGAGAGCTCCATAGGGATGGAACACGCTGAAAAATTCCAATTTTCACCACAACGTGTCACCCTCTTCTTTGCCTTGTTCTCATACACATGACGTGAACAAAGAACTTCATCGAAACAAACCAGCCGGCCTGTTGTTCACCCTAATACAAAGCCCTGTACCCTGGTACTTCGACGAATTAGATAATATTTGCTTggttataaaaaaaagtgtgatgTTCATTGGCACTCTAATTaagttgtaaaaacaaaagctgCCGAATTTCTTTTTTCTAGTGAGCACATCATGCTATTTATTCCTGTcagaacatttctaagtaagCTAACGCCTGGGTAAATCACATGACAAAAGAGTCGGTACTGCCATGATCACGAGACGTTCTTATCATTAACGACCAATGAGGAGTTGGCTTGAATGCCCGGAGAGTTTCGTATTTTATCAGCCATTTAAGCATGCCCTTTCTTATTCATAACAAGCGGAGCCTGCTGCAGAGGGTATGACCAATGTCATTGTGCGTGGCCCATGTCATTTATGATCTCAGGCTCTAGTACGATGGAACCTGCCGTATTCATTCCATTGGGAACTTCATAAATATGCACATAAACCCCCTGTAGGTCCCCCCATCTCGGTGGTAGATTTATAGAAAGATGAAGCTGATTTTGAATGTGATCTGATGCTACATCCGACATTTCCACTAAGTCTACCTTTCTCCTATCAGGATCTGCTTTTCGCCATCCTTGGGAATGCAGATCTTTGCGCTTATTTAGCTaagcatatatttattttcactgtattttttGTCAACATGTATACAGCATGTAtaatttagctagctatatCATTATTCTACTCGTTGCTTTACAGCTTAGGCTGTGCATTTGTAATTTCAACTGAAGATTTGTCAGAAGGACTCTTATTTATTATAGTATCTGTTCAAGTGCCCTTTGATCTTTTACATAACCCTCAAAACTATTACAGGATAAAAGTCAAAAAGCTCCCTGAAAGATTTTTGCTCTGTTATATTGAATTATTGCGTTGGCACAGATAAAAGCCTTTGGTATGTGCTCGGCATCAAAtagatcaaatgttttcaacattCCATCTGGCATTCATAGTTTTTCTACCAATCAATACAATCAAACTGAGCAAGGCCACTGAAGAACAGTTCAAAGATACCATCCAGCCAAAACCTTGACCTAAAGCTGCATGACACATCATATATTGATCCAAGTACAATTAGCATATTGTTTACACATGTAATTAATGCTTAATTTTAGGAAACCCATTTTTTCCTTCTGTGTACTACAAATTATCTCAGCATTGTAGGGAGGTCAGCAGTTAACATACTGTTCcgattcatttgttttcaggtTTGTTGGGCGGAACCCATGTACATTCAGTGTAGGAATGACACCGGTTTCGtgatgaatgcatttgacaaaaCCTTAGTCCAATCTCATGTTGGGCATTCTAGTGGTGTGTAGTCTTCTTTCAAATCACTCAAATCCTTTGATATCCAAAGTCATCCAATTTAAATTTTACCTGATGTCAGTCTCCCCTGGGAAACTCCCTAGAAATTGTGTTTCTCTTAAACCTCACTATTGAGGACAGACTAGTGAGATCTGGGGCAATAGTGAGAACATATGTGGCACCTAGACAAATTCAGGCATTTAATGAGAAAAGTTTGATTCCTGGTTGATAAAAATAATTGAGTTGTGACATCAGGTAATTTGGGTAGTACACAATTATGAAAAggaatatatttagaaaataaattgattaacctgtcaaaaacaaattaatgtttGTGGTAATAATAATCACTTGCAATTATGACAATGTAACACACTAGTGTTGAACCTTACACAAGTTAGTTTTAAGACAAATATGAGTTACCAACCCCAAGTCATTCACTGCCTAATAAGGTTTGGtggatccatccatccatcttcttccgcttatccggggccgggtcgcgggggcagcagtctaagcagggatgcccagacttccctctccccagacacttcctcttgctcttccggggggacaccgaggcgttcccaggccagccgggagacatagtccctccagcgtgtcctaggtcttccccggggtctcttcccggtgggacgggaccggaacaccttcccaggaaggcgttccggaggcatccgaaaaagatgcccaagccacctcagctgacccctctcgatgtggaggagcagcggctctactctgagctcctcccgggtgaccgagcttctcaccctatctctaagggatcgcccggccaccctgcggagaaagctcatttcggccgcctgtatccgggatcttgtcctttcagtcatgacccaaagctcatgaccataggtgagagtaggaacgtagattgactggtaaatcgagagcttcgccttgcggctcaactctttcttcaccacgacagaccgatacatcgactgcattactgcagaagctgcaccgatccgtctgtcaatctcccgttccatccttccctcactcttgaacaagacccctagatacttaaactcctccacttgaggcaggcactctccaccaacctgaagtgggcaagccacccttttccgactgaggaccatggcctcggatttggaggtactgattttcatccccaccgcttcacactcggctgcaaaccgtcccagtgcatgctgaaggtcctggttagaaggggccaacacgacaacatcatctgcaaagagcagagacgaaattgtgtggtccccaaacctgacaccctccggcccctggcagcgcctagaaattctgtccataaaaattacgaacagaaccggtgacaaagggcagccctgccggagtccaacatgcactgggaacaagtctgacttactgccggcaatgcggaccaagctcctgcttcggttgtacagggacctgacagcccttagcaaaggacccaggaccccatattccccaagcaccctccacaagatgccgcgagggacacagtcgaatgctttctccaaatccacaaaacacatgtggattggttgggcaaactcccatgaaccctccaacaccccgtagagggtatagagctggtccagtgttccacggcccggacgaaaaccacactgttcctcctgaatccgaggttctactatcggccgtattctcctctccagaaccctggcatagactttcccggggaggctgagaagtgtgatccccctatagttggaacacaccctccggtcccccttcttaaaaagagggaccaccaccccggtctgccatcccagaggcactgtccccgaccgccacgcgatgttgcacaggcgtgtcaaccaagacagccccacaacatccagagacttgaggtactcagggcagatctcatccacccccggtgccttgccaccgaggagtttcttgaccacctctgtgacttcagcccgggtgatggacgagtccacctctgagccctcatcctctgcttcctcaatggaagacatgtcagcgggattgaggagatcctcgaagtactccttccaccgcccgacgacatcctcagttgaggtcaacagctgcccacctctactgtaaacagcgttggtagggcactgtttccctctcctgaggcgccggatggtttgccagaatctcttcgaggccagccgatagtccttctccatggcctcaccgaactcctcccaggcccgagtttttgcctccacaaccacccgggctgcagcccgcttggcctgtcggtacccgtcagctgcctcaggagtcccacaagccaaccaggcctgataggactccttcttcagcttgacggcatcccttacttccggtgtccaccaccgggttcggggattgccgcctcgacaggcaccggagaccttacggccacagctccgagcggccgcttcaacaatggcggtggagaacatggtccactcggactcaatatctccaacctccctcgggatccagtcgaaactctgccggaggtgggagttaaagatctctctgacaggagactcggccagacgttcccagcagacccttacagtacgcttgggcctgcccagtctgtccagcttcctcccccgccatcggatccaactcaccaccaggtggtgatcagttgacagctccgcccctctcttcacccgagtgtccaagacatacggccgcaggtcagatgagacgacaacaaagtcgatcatcgacctgcggcctagtgtgtcctggtgccacgtgcactgatggacacccttatgcttgaacatggtgttcgttatggacaaactgtgactagcacagaagtccaataattgaacaccactcgggttcagatccggggggccgttcctcccaatcacgcccctccaggtgtcactgtcgttgcccacgtgggcgttgaagtcccccagtagaacaatagagtccccagtcggagcactttccagcacccctcccagagactccaagaaggtcgggtactctgcactgccgttcggcccgtaggcacaaacaacagtgagagacctatccccgacccgtagacgcagggaaacgaccctctcgttcaccggtgtaaactccaacacatggcggcagagctggggagctatgagcaaacccacaccagcccgccgcctctcaccatgggcaactccagagtggtgaagagtccatcctctctcaaggagtgtggttccagagcccaagccgtgtgtagaggtgatcccgattacctctaatcggaacctctcaacctcacgcaccaactcaggctccttccccgccagcgaggtgacatagGTTTGGTGGATATTTACATTAAAGAGCTGAAAGACTGGGAATATGACAAAGCAGAATACATCAAACGTGAAAGGACCCGGGACTCAAGtccaaaaaatgaaaaacaaaatcctaAAAGTAGACCCCTGAAGTTGACTGAAGGACATTAAGGGTTT
This window contains:
- the LOC105016031 gene encoding heterogeneous nuclear ribonucleoprotein Q isoform X2, producing the protein MATEHINGNGPEEPMDTTAAVTHSEHFQTLLEAGLPQKVAEKLDEIYIAGLVSHSDLDDRAIEALKEFNEEGALQVLLQFKDSDLSHVQNKSAFLCGVMKTYRQREKQGTKVSDSNKGPDEAKIKALLERTGYTLDVTTGQRKYGGPPPESTHTGATPTIGTEIFVGKIPRDLFEDELVPLFEKAGPIWDLRLMMDPLSGLNRGYAFVTFCTKEAAQEAVKLCNNNEIRPGKHIGVCISVANNRLFVGSIPKSKTKDQIVEEFSKVTEGLNDVILYHQPDDKKKNRGFCFLEYEDHKTAAQARRRLMSGKVKVWGNVVTVEWADPIEDPDPEVMAKVKVLFVRNLASTVTEEILEKAFSQFGKLERVKKLKDYAFIHFEERDGAVKALAELNGKDLEGEHIEIVFAKPPDQKRKERKAQRQAAKTQMYDDYYYYGPPHLPPPTRGRGRGGGRGGYSYPPDYYGYEDYYDYYGYDYHNYRGGYDDPYYGYEDFQAPGRGRGIVRGGARGGGATPTSRGRGSATPRGRVGGFTQRGGSGPGSSRGKRGRGRS
- the LOC105016031 gene encoding heterogeneous nuclear ribonucleoprotein Q isoform X3 — encoded protein: MKTYRQREKQGTKVSDSNKGPDEAKIKALLERTGYTLDVTTGQRKYGGPPPESTHTGATPTIGTEIFVGKIPRDLFEDELVPLFEKAGPIWDLRLMMDPLSGLNRGYAFVTFCTKEAAQEAVKLCNNNEIRPGKHIGVCISVANNRLFVGSIPKSKTKDQIVEEFSKVTEGLNDVILYHQPDDKKKNRGFCFLEYEDHKTAAQARRRLMSGKVKVWGNVVTVEWADPIEDPDPEVMAKVKVLFVRNLASTVTEEILEKAFSQFGKLERVKKLKDYAFIHFEERDGAVKALAELNGKDLEGEHIEIVFAKPPDQKRKERKAQRQAAKTQMYDDYYYYGPPHLPPPTRGRGRGGGRGGYSYPPDYYGYEDYYDYYGYDYHNYRGGYDDPYYGYEDFQAPGRGRGIVRGGARGGGATPTSRGRGSATPRGRVGGFTQRGGSGPGSSRAGKRGRGRS
- the LOC105016031 gene encoding heterogeneous nuclear ribonucleoprotein Q isoform X1 gives rise to the protein MATEHINGNGPEEPMDTTAAVTHSEHFQTLLEAGLPQKVAEKLDEIYIAGLVSHSDLDDRAIEALKEFNEEGALQVLLQFKDSDLSHVQNKSAFLCGVMKTYRQREKQGTKVSDSNKGPDEAKIKALLERTGYTLDVTTGQRKYGGPPPESTHTGATPTIGTEIFVGKIPRDLFEDELVPLFEKAGPIWDLRLMMDPLSGLNRGYAFVTFCTKEAAQEAVKLCNNNEIRPGKHIGVCISVANNRLFVGSIPKSKTKDQIVEEFSKVTEGLNDVILYHQPDDKKKNRGFCFLEYEDHKTAAQARRRLMSGKVKVWGNVVTVEWADPIEDPDPEVMAKVKVLFVRNLASTVTEEILEKAFSQFGKLERVKKLKDYAFIHFEERDGAVKALAELNGKDLEGEHIEIVFAKPPDQKRKERKAQRQAAKTQMYDDYYYYGPPHLPPPTRGRGRGGGRGGYSYPPDYYGYEDYYDYYGYDYHNYRGGYDDPYYGYEDFQAPGRGRGIVRGGARGGGATPTSRGRGSATPRGRVGGFTQRGGSGPGSSRAGKRGRGRS